The following DNA comes from Colius striatus isolate bColStr4 chromosome 21, bColStr4.1.hap1, whole genome shotgun sequence.
TTCCCTGCCCGGCGGGTGCATCGCTGAGCTTTGCCGGATCATCCAGACCCTCGCCCACGTCTGGCATCTCCCAACACGCCAGAGCCAGGAAGTGGCTGTGTGCACCCCCCAAAAAATACCAAGACTCAAGGCCTGGTGGTGCACaccccccccctcctcccctggggTTCCCGGGTGGTAATGAAGCCAATTTACTAATTAACAGGGATTAATTTCCCTGGTTGCCCAAACACACCCATCCCGCGGTTTCCCTTCTTTGCCGGGTTGGCAATCCCGGCAGGATAATGCTCTTCATCGCCCCAGTCTTGGGGTACTAATTAAATCCCGAGCCGTTAACGACCCGCAATGGGACGCCCCCAGGTGTGACTCAGAACTGGGGTGAAAAAgggattttggggtgaaaaaggGATTTAGGGTAAAATTGGGGGCAAAAAAGTGTTTCCACAGCGCTGCCTGAGCCACTGTCACTTGTGGTGGCCCCTGTCCCTGGTCTCCAGGGGTCCCCTTGTTGCTCCGTCAAAGGGGGGTGGGCACGGAAAGCCGAGGGGTGGACAGAAGGACAGATGGAGGGACGGGACAGAGGGACAGGAGGACGGCTGGACAAACGGATAGGTGTAGGGACTATGGGACGGCCGGGGAGATGGCTGGAGAAACGGACGGATGGCGGAGCGGTCCCTTTAAGGCGCTGCCACTGCCCCTTTAAGcgccccccccctccccccccctcgCGGGCGGGCGGTGGTGCGCGCCGGTGGGCCGCGCCGCGCGGGGGACAATGGGGCGGGGGCGGTACCATTGTGACTgcgggggggtggggtgggggtgggcagGAAGTGCCGCGCGGATACGCCCCCTCCTCTTTGCCCAgtccctccccccgccccccgcccggcgcGGCGGGGTGTGCTGAGGGGGCAGCGGCGGGGTCGCTCCCACGGGCacaccggcaccggcaccgcTGGGTGAGGGCAGCGGGCACGGAGGGGAGGCGAGGGGCGGCCTCGAACCTGGGGCCTTGTCGGCGCGCGGAGAGGGGGGGGGCGGCCTCGAACCCGGGGCCTCCCGTAGCAGCCGCACCCTCGGGCTCCCCCGTATCAGATTCACCCCCAATCTCCCCTCTGTTGCCACCCCGTTGTATTTCCCCCCACCATGGCTCCCCCGTATTACCTACATCCCCAATCCCCCCTGCATTGCAACCCCCCATTGCATCCCGACTCCCAGTTCCCTGCCTCTCCAGCCCTCCCCATTGCATCTGGACCCACAGTTCCCTcccactgcagccccccagccctccccattGCATCCTTACCCCGATTCCCTCCCTACCCCAGCCGCCTCAGTGCTCCCCATTGCCACCTGAGCCCCAATTCCCACCCATTGCAACTCCCCAGCTCCTTCATTAGCAGCCTCACTCCCAGGCCCCCTattccccccaaccccccaggACCCCTATTTACCATCTTctccccctcagcctctcctccagccccgaGCCATGGCGTGCAGCCTGAAAGACGAGCTGCTGTGTTCCATCTGCCTGAGCATCTACCAGGACCCGGTGAGTTTTGGCTGTGAGCACTATTTCTGCCGCCGGTGCATCACCGAGCACTGGGTACGTCAGGAGCCTCAGGCCACCCGGGACTGCCCCGAGTGTCGCCGGACCTTCACGGAACCCACGCTGGCCCCCAGCCTCAAGCTGGCCAACATCGTGGAGCGTTACAGCGCCTTCCCCTTGGATGCCATCCTGGGTGCCCAGCGCAGCCCTTTCCCTTGCAAGGACCACGAGAAGGTCAAGCTCTTCTGCCTCACTGACCGTGCTGTCGTCTGCTTCTTCTGCGATGAGCCCGCTGTGCACGAGCAGCACCAGGTCACCAACGTGGACGATGCTTTCGAGGAGCTGCAGGTGGGTCCATCCATCCCTGATCACAGAACATCATCCTTGCAGCATCCCctgccctgagctgctcctcTCAGCTCCTTTGTCCCCTCTTGTGTCAGTGTTGGCTCTTGTCTGTCTGTCCCTAAACCCTTTCTGTCCCCATCAGGGTCAGCCCTGTGGCTTCCTCACATCTGTCTATCTGTCCACGGTACTTCTGTGCCTGCCCCCATGGGATCCCCCCGGTCTCCATCCACACTCTAGACCCCAAACCAACTGGCCGTGCATCTCTTGAGCACAACCCCATGCATCTCCCCCAAGTACAACCCCTCCTAAGCCATTGCCCAgcccccccagctctgccctggatAGGACTCCCATGCCGACAGAGTCCCACAGTGCCCCTGCCACCCCCTGCACCCTCCTTTCCCACAGCCCCTGGGTTTTGGCAGGAAAGCTGCTCACTGGGATCCCTTTTTCCTGCCTTCAAATCCCCtcttttatgttctttttccctccccatCTCGCAGCGGGAGCTGaaggagcagctccaggggctgcaggagagtGAGCGCGGCCACACTGAAGCCCTGCACCTCCTCAAACGGCAGCTGGCTGAGACCAAGGTACGAGCAGGGACGCAGCTGGGACCCCGGAGGGGGCTGGAGCCAgaccccctcctctccccccaaCCCTTCCCCGTGCCCCCTTCACAGAGTGGCTGCAGGAACACAGCCTGGATTGGGATCAGTCCCATCCCCCCCATCTCTGAGCCTCACCAACTTGATTTTGGATCCTCCACagaccccaaaccccacagttTTGTGGATTTaccccatttttttccttccctggtAGCCCAAAACCTACCTACGGGTTGACAAACTCGCCTGTCAAGCTGCTTCTCCCTTTTAGTGCCTTCAGGGCTGCTTTGCTTTTATCTTTGTAatgagtttttattttatgtttgtcTCCTCCTCCCCGCTCAGGGCTTCAGCTTTCAGCAAGGTTCAATGTTCTCTCCGTCGGTTCAATGTTCTCTCCATCCCTGCCAGCACCAGGGAGGGGGTTGTTTAGGAGTCAAATATCCATCCTTGGGGCCTTCCAGCCGTGGGAGCCGTGGGGTTGGTTTGGTGGGAGGGATGGATTCATGGGAGGGCTCAAGGGTAGGTTTAGGGGATGATCCTGTACTTGTAATCCCCACAAGTCCTCAGCCAAGAGCCTGCGGGTGACCATCGGGGAGGCTTTCGAGCGGCTGCACCGGCTGCTGCGGGAGCGGCAGaaggccatgctggaggagctggaggccgACACGGCACGGACGCTGACCGACATCGAGCAGAAGATCCAGCGGTACAGCCAGCAGCTCCGCAAGgtgcaggagggcagccagaTCCTCCAGGAGCGCTTGGCCGAGGCCGACAAACACGTCTTTCTAGCCGGTGTTGCGTCGCTTTCTGAGAGGTGGGTGGCAGTGGGGGGGACACCAGGGTCCCCCCCAGCATTGTTCTGAGTCCCCACATCACCTGGGTCACCCCAAGGCCcaagctccaggctggggcagaggggctggaaactgctgcagggaaagggcctgggggggttggtgccaggggctgaacagcagccagcagcgtgcccaggggggcaagaaggccaagggcagcctggctgggctcagcagtggggtggcagcaggagcagggcagggattgtcccctgtgctgggccctgggcaggctgcagctccagggctgtgtcagtgctgggcccctcactcactgccacagggacactgaggggctgcagcgtggccagagccgggcacagagctggggaaggggctggagcacaaggggctggggaggggctgagggaatgggggtgttgagcctggagaagaggaggctgagggcagccagcagcactctctgacactccctgacaggacgctgcagggagctgggggtcgggctctgctccccagccatgaacgacaggacaagggcaaatgggctgcagctgccccaggggaggttgaggttggagctgaggcagaactgtttccctgagaggggtgtgagcccctgtgccaggctgcccagggagctgggggagtgcccagccctggatggatcccaaaggcgtggagctgaggtgctgagggctgtgggtcagtgctgggctgggcagggtgagggcagggctggcactgcagcagcttcaagggctttttaACCTCAGTGATGATCCTATGGTTCTATTCTATGTGCCTCATGTCTCCTTTTCAGGCTGAAGGGGAAGATCCACGAGACCAACCTGACCTACGAAGACTTTCCCACCTCCAAATACATGGGCCCGCTCCAGTACACCATCTGGAAATCCCTGTTCCAGGATATCCACCCCCGGTGAGGGCCGTGGGGCCGGGCTGCTTGCGGGGATCCCCACTGGGGCACGGGGATGTGACGTGATCAGAGCCACCTGCACTGGCTTTAGGGGCTTCCCTGATGCTCACCCCCTTCCTCTTTGTCCTCCCAGTGCCCGCAGCCCTGACGCTGGACCCCGGCACCGCTCACCATCGCCTGATCCTCTCCGACGACTGCACCATCGTGGCGTACGGCAacctgcacccccagcccctgcaggaCTCCCCCAAACGCTTCGACGTGGAGGTCTCAGTCTTGGGTTCGGAGGCATTTGGCAGCGGGGTGCATTACTGGGAGGTGGTGGTCTCCGAGAAGACCCAGTGGATGATTGGTTTGGCCCACGAAGCCGTTACCCGTAAGGGCAGCATCCAAATCCAACCCAGCCGGGGCTTTTATTGCATCGTCATGCACGACGGGAACCAGTACAGCGCCTGCACCGAGCCCTGGACCAGGCTCAACGTCAAGAGCAAGTTGGAGAAGGTTGGGGTCTTCCTGGACTATGACAAAGGGCTTCTCATCTTCTACAACGCCGACGACATGTCCTGGCTCTACACCTTCCGGGAGCGCTTCCCTGGCAAGCTCTGCTCTTACTTCAGCCCCGGGCAGAGCCACGCCAACGGCAAGAACGTCCAGCCCCTGCGCATCAACACCGTCCGCATCTGACTGAGGGGGCCACAACCCCCCCTGGGGTTCCCCCCGTTGTTGGGTGGAGGTTGGGCTTGATCCTGCCCCAGGAACTGGCGCGGTGTGGGGCAGGATGCGGCCTTTGCACCCCCGTCCTCGCTGTCCTGTGCTTCCAGGGGGCCTGGCGTGGGCTGAGGGGGGCCGGGCTGCTGCAATAAAGGTGTTTGGAGAGAAGGGGCTGGGtgatggagacccccccatggGATGCGTGGCAGGGGGGATGGTGCTGGGTGGGATGGGGACAGCGTGGCAGGGCAGGGCATGGCAtggtgggctgggctggggcacggcGCGATGTGCTATGTGGACTGTGCCGTGCCATATGCACTGCACCAGGCCATGGTGTGCCAGGCCAGGGCATGCAGACTGTACCATGCTGTGGTGCTCCATGCCATGCCATGGATGCTGTGCCATACATACTGCACTGTGCCATGGTGCtccatgctgtgccatgcatcctgtgccaggctgtgccgTGGATGCTGTGCCATGGTGCTCCATGCCAGGCCATgcatcctgtgccaggctgtTCCATACAAACTGCACCGTGCTGTGGTGCTCCATGCTGTGCCATGTCATGGATGCTGTGCCATACATACTGTACTGTGCCATGGTGC
Coding sequences within:
- the ERMAP gene encoding erythroid membrane-associated protein, whose amino-acid sequence is MACSLKDELLCSICLSIYQDPVSFGCEHYFCRRCITEHWVRQEPQATRDCPECRRTFTEPTLAPSLKLANIVERYSAFPLDAILGAQRSPFPCKDHEKVKLFCLTDRAVVCFFCDEPAVHEQHQVTNVDDAFEELQRELKEQLQGLQESERGHTEALHLLKRQLAETKSSAKSLRVTIGEAFERLHRLLRERQKAMLEELEADTARTLTDIEQKIQRYSQQLRKVQEGSQILQERLAEADKHVFLAGVASLSERLKGKIHETNLTYEDFPTSKYMGPLQYTIWKSLFQDIHPVPAALTLDPGTAHHRLILSDDCTIVAYGNLHPQPLQDSPKRFDVEVSVLGSEAFGSGVHYWEVVVSEKTQWMIGLAHEAVTRKGSIQIQPSRGFYCIVMHDGNQYSACTEPWTRLNVKSKLEKVGVFLDYDKGLLIFYNADDMSWLYTFRERFPGKLCSYFSPGQSHANGKNVQPLRINTVRI